Proteins from a single region of Allocatelliglobosispora scoriae:
- a CDS encoding S41 family peptidase, protein MPQHEKVSRVIDLVQEHYVFPEIAAEVTGLLRTRLAEGSYTGLADDALAIAITRDLQSANGDKHLRLLHHTDPVPESRGDDESDLTEMRTWADLTAHGVARAERLPGNVGYLDIQPILFPTAVAADAIAAAMTLVAPADALIIDLRGCLGGEVSMTSYFCAFLLGAEPVELSGIFEAATGRVRQLWTPAHVPGRRFGATKPLWLLTSGTTFSGGEAVAYDLQQLGRAVIVGDRTRGGAHPREGFRVAEFLEATIPVARSVSPITGTNWEGTGVTPDVECPADQALEVAYRAALNHVVELGGENGRRQVLDEARAALS, encoded by the coding sequence ATGCCGCAGCACGAGAAGGTCAGCCGGGTCATCGACCTGGTCCAGGAGCACTACGTCTTCCCCGAGATCGCCGCCGAGGTCACCGGGCTGCTCCGGACCCGGCTCGCCGAGGGGTCCTACACAGGGCTGGCCGACGACGCCCTCGCCATCGCGATCACCCGCGACCTGCAGTCCGCCAACGGCGACAAGCACCTGCGGCTGCTGCACCACACCGACCCGGTCCCGGAGAGCCGGGGCGACGACGAGTCCGACCTCACGGAGATGCGGACCTGGGCCGACCTCACCGCCCACGGCGTCGCCCGCGCCGAACGGCTGCCCGGAAACGTCGGCTACCTCGACATCCAGCCGATCCTCTTCCCCACCGCCGTCGCCGCCGACGCGATCGCCGCCGCGATGACCCTCGTCGCACCCGCCGACGCGCTCATCATCGACCTGCGCGGCTGCCTCGGCGGCGAGGTCTCGATGACGAGCTACTTCTGCGCCTTCCTGCTCGGTGCCGAGCCGGTCGAGTTGAGCGGGATCTTCGAGGCGGCCACCGGCCGGGTCCGGCAGCTCTGGACCCCCGCCCACGTGCCCGGCCGCCGGTTCGGGGCGACGAAACCGCTGTGGCTGCTCACCAGCGGCACCACCTTCTCCGGCGGCGAGGCGGTCGCCTACGACCTGCAGCAGCTCGGCCGGGCCGTGATCGTCGGCGATCGGACGCGCGGCGGCGCCCACCCGCGCGAGGGCTTCCGGGTGGCGGAGTTCCTGGAGGCGACGATCCCGGTCGCCCGGTCGGTCAGCCCGATCACGGGCACCAACTGGGAGGGCACCGGTGTCACCCCGGATGTCGAGTGCCCCGCCGACCAGGCCCTGGAGGTGGCGTACAGGGCGGCGTTGAACCACGTCGTCGAGCTCGGCGGGGAGAACGGGCGGCGGCAGGTCCTCGACGAGGCCCGGGCAGCCCTCAGCTAG
- a CDS encoding transglycosylase domain-containing protein, with protein sequence MSSYGDHPSGPGRITEYDDQPPRAVVDDRTTGRHAARPDVLRSGVPSADAVLGADPAPPAAEQLASPAPGRLAGLRRFARTRRKRILIVSGIVLALVVSTTTVVTYYLDSVDMLDPKNLATQTTKIFGSDGKTQIAQLGTENREDIPMSSLSTDIRNALIAGEDKDFYDHSGVSFTGIARAAWNNVTGGDTQGASTITQQYVKIATKDVEMSVFRKMREAVLARKLEGKYSKEEILGFYLNNVYFGRGAIGVQVASKTFFGKNAKDLSIAEAAVLGAVVRQPEQTPSFAGYDPQLNAEAAKDRWSYVLDNMVDAGWLDESKRSSLAYPTSIAPIRKDAGNAQWGVKGVGLTGMTTGNVLNYVVEELKAAPYGITDLKTGGYRITTTINPKIQAAAESAARRGASGSLMNGQKANLMAALVAVEPKTGRVLAYYGGDDGTGHDYAGLNMEGGALNGGHPGGSSFKVYTLAAALKAGYSLASHFDPAEFRDGDFRIQNAGRDVDSSCGNYCTLEWATVHSYNVPFYKISKLVGVDKVVASAKAAGIRTMWSTGRKGELIANDLTSKTFKQTSNAPFYYQAGFGQYPITVLDHATGMATFANRGVYNASHFVLKVERPIAGTDKYQLVGGEKLKPAQTIDKDIADDVNWVLQKIPPTNGHSLSGGRPAAGKTGTWQCANTSHNCHAWYVGHTKQIAAAVWVGNTGKEQAVYEKSGRDISGAGLPGAIWEKFMNAAHKGMAEQSFADKAGTGNPNKNEPGLVEPRKPEKCWLWFCMPETRPTRRPPRPR encoded by the coding sequence ATGAGTTCGTACGGTGACCACCCCTCCGGCCCCGGCCGGATCACGGAGTACGACGACCAGCCGCCGCGTGCCGTGGTCGACGACCGCACCACCGGACGCCACGCCGCCCGCCCCGACGTGCTCCGATCCGGCGTGCCCTCGGCCGATGCCGTGCTCGGCGCCGATCCGGCACCGCCCGCCGCCGAGCAGCTGGCCTCTCCTGCTCCCGGTCGGCTCGCGGGCCTGCGGCGGTTCGCCCGGACCCGACGCAAGCGGATCCTGATCGTCAGCGGCATCGTGCTCGCCCTCGTCGTCTCCACCACGACGGTCGTCACCTACTACCTCGACAGCGTCGACATGCTGGACCCGAAGAACCTCGCCACCCAGACCACGAAGATCTTCGGCAGCGACGGCAAGACGCAGATAGCGCAGCTCGGCACCGAGAACCGCGAGGACATCCCCATGTCCAGCCTGTCGACCGACATCCGCAACGCCCTCATCGCTGGCGAGGACAAGGACTTCTACGACCACAGCGGCGTCTCCTTCACCGGCATCGCCCGCGCGGCCTGGAACAACGTGACCGGCGGGGACACCCAGGGCGCGTCGACGATCACGCAGCAGTACGTGAAGATTGCGACGAAAGATGTCGAGATGTCGGTCTTCCGCAAGATGCGGGAGGCGGTGCTCGCCCGCAAGCTGGAGGGGAAGTACTCGAAGGAGGAGATCCTCGGGTTCTACCTCAACAACGTCTACTTCGGTCGGGGTGCGATCGGCGTACAGGTGGCGTCGAAGACGTTCTTCGGCAAGAACGCCAAGGACCTCAGCATCGCCGAGGCTGCGGTGCTCGGTGCCGTCGTCCGCCAGCCTGAGCAGACACCGTCGTTCGCCGGGTACGACCCGCAGCTCAACGCGGAGGCGGCGAAGGATCGCTGGAGCTACGTGCTGGACAACATGGTCGACGCCGGCTGGCTCGACGAGTCCAAGCGGTCGTCGCTCGCCTATCCCACGAGCATCGCGCCCATCCGCAAGGACGCCGGAAACGCCCAGTGGGGCGTCAAGGGTGTCGGACTCACCGGCATGACCACCGGAAACGTCCTCAACTACGTGGTGGAGGAGCTGAAGGCGGCGCCCTACGGCATCACGGACCTGAAGACCGGCGGCTACCGGATCACCACGACGATCAACCCCAAGATCCAGGCGGCGGCGGAGTCGGCGGCCCGGCGGGGTGCGTCCGGGTCGCTGATGAACGGGCAGAAGGCCAACCTGATGGCAGCGCTCGTCGCGGTGGAGCCGAAGACCGGACGGGTGCTCGCCTACTACGGCGGCGACGACGGCACCGGGCACGATTACGCCGGGCTCAACATGGAGGGCGGCGCGCTCAACGGCGGCCACCCCGGCGGGTCCTCCTTCAAGGTCTACACCCTGGCCGCGGCGCTCAAGGCCGGCTACTCCCTCGCCTCGCACTTCGACCCGGCGGAGTTCCGCGACGGGGACTTCCGGATCCAGAACGCCGGCCGGGACGTCGACTCCTCCTGCGGCAACTACTGCACCCTGGAGTGGGCGACGGTGCACTCCTACAACGTGCCGTTCTACAAGATCTCCAAGCTCGTCGGGGTCGACAAGGTGGTCGCCAGCGCCAAGGCGGCGGGCATCCGGACGATGTGGAGCACCGGCCGCAAGGGCGAGCTCATCGCGAACGACCTGACCAGCAAGACCTTCAAGCAGACCAGCAACGCGCCGTTCTATTACCAGGCCGGGTTCGGGCAGTACCCGATCACCGTCCTGGACCACGCCACCGGCATGGCCACCTTCGCCAACCGCGGTGTCTACAACGCCTCGCACTTCGTCCTGAAGGTCGAGCGGCCGATCGCGGGCACGGACAAGTACCAGCTCGTCGGCGGCGAGAAGCTCAAGCCCGCGCAGACCATCGACAAGGACATCGCCGACGACGTCAACTGGGTGCTCCAGAAGATCCCGCCGACCAACGGGCACTCCCTCAGTGGCGGGCGCCCGGCCGCCGGCAAGACCGGCACCTGGCAGTGCGCCAACACCTCCCACAACTGCCACGCCTGGTATGTCGGTCACACCAAGCAGATCGCCGCGGCCGTCTGGGTCGGCAACACCGGCAAGGAGCAGGCCGTCTACGAGAAGTCCGGCCGGGACATCAGCGGTGCCGGGCTGCCCGGGGCGATCTGGGAGAAGTTCATGAACGCCGCGCACAAGGGCATGGCCGAGCAGAGCTTCGCCGACAAGGCGGGCACCGGCAACCCCAACAAGAACGAGCCCGGTCTGGTCGAACCCCGCAAGCCCGAGAAGTGCTGGCTCTGGTTCTGCATGCCGGAGACGAGGCCCACCCGCCGACCGCCCCGGCCGCGGTAG
- a CDS encoding peptidoglycan recognition protein family protein yields the protein MLISAALGVTAATLSTGAATAAEEGLAVPETLARDLVLPGAPTSATTTEFPLSHLGVSWTGDGEVGLRLRGAAGWADWQTLPGCGGGAGDGSVANTFGGVVAAPRATEYELATSGAVSELRISELNTVDGPIRRIAKPHAQLLRFAGHPVLARYYSRAAWGADESYRFKANGDEAWIPAYYPVQTLTVHHTGEPNETPDDDPVARLRAIYRFQAVTSNFGDFGYHLAIDKRGYVYEGRYSGTDASPVFGPNPGPDGRPMMVNGAHIGGWNAGNVGIVLIGNFSKPDWLPTAPAYRSLRAVLSGLARVLDLDVEATCNYVNPVSAATKTVITLSGHRNWVPTECPGNNFYPYLDGLRREVARRS from the coding sequence ATGCTTATTTCCGCCGCGCTCGGCGTCACGGCCGCCACGCTTTCCACCGGCGCCGCGACCGCAGCCGAAGAAGGCCTCGCGGTGCCGGAGACCCTTGCCCGGGACCTCGTCCTGCCCGGTGCCCCCACCTCGGCGACGACCACCGAATTCCCCCTCAGCCACCTCGGCGTGAGCTGGACCGGCGATGGCGAGGTGGGCCTGCGCCTGCGTGGCGCGGCCGGCTGGGCCGACTGGCAGACCCTGCCCGGCTGCGGTGGCGGCGCCGGTGACGGCTCGGTCGCCAACACCTTCGGCGGCGTCGTCGCCGCCCCTCGCGCCACCGAATATGAGCTGGCCACCAGTGGTGCGGTCAGCGAGCTGCGGATCTCCGAGCTCAACACCGTCGACGGCCCGATCCGCCGGATCGCCAAGCCCCACGCCCAGCTGCTCCGCTTCGCCGGGCACCCCGTCCTGGCCCGCTACTACAGCCGGGCCGCCTGGGGCGCCGATGAGTCCTACCGGTTCAAGGCCAACGGCGACGAAGCCTGGATCCCCGCCTACTACCCGGTCCAGACGCTCACCGTGCACCACACCGGTGAGCCGAACGAGACCCCCGACGACGACCCGGTGGCCCGGCTGCGGGCGATCTACCGCTTCCAGGCCGTCACCTCCAACTTCGGGGACTTCGGCTACCACCTCGCCATCGACAAGCGGGGCTATGTCTACGAGGGCCGTTACTCGGGCACCGACGCCAGCCCGGTCTTCGGGCCCAACCCCGGCCCGGACGGACGCCCGATGATGGTCAACGGCGCCCACATCGGCGGCTGGAACGCGGGCAACGTCGGCATCGTGCTGATCGGCAACTTCAGCAAGCCCGACTGGCTGCCGACCGCCCCCGCCTACCGGTCCCTGCGAGCGGTGCTCTCGGGCCTGGCCCGGGTGCTCGACCTCGACGTCGAGGCGACCTGTAACTATGTCAACCCGGTCAGCGCCGCCACCAAGACGGTGATCACGCTCAGCGGCCACCGCAACTGGGTGCCGACGGAGTGCCCGGGCAACAACTTCTACCCCTACCTCGACGGACTCCGGCGCGAAGTGGCTCGCCGGTCCTGA
- a CDS encoding DUF3099 domain-containing protein — MNRPAPKPVLITDAPESLDKQRHSRELRYVLMMGLRAVCLILAVFLAMMKVPLLWLWLSLCGLGMVLLPWFAVILANDRAPKDEHRWRHQKRDAPPAPNALPTQPLGETIDMEP, encoded by the coding sequence GTGAACCGCCCCGCTCCGAAACCCGTGCTCATCACCGACGCCCCGGAAAGCCTCGACAAGCAGCGCCACAGCCGCGAGCTCCGGTATGTCCTGATGATGGGTCTCCGCGCGGTCTGCCTGATCCTCGCCGTGTTCCTGGCGATGATGAAGGTTCCCCTGCTCTGGCTCTGGCTGTCGCTGTGCGGCCTGGGCATGGTGCTGCTGCCCTGGTTCGCCGTGATCCTCGCCAACGACCGCGCGCCGAAGGACGAGCACCGCTGGCGCCATCAGAAACGCGACGCACCGCCCGCGCCGAACGCCCTGCCGACCCAGCCGCTCGGCGAGACCATCGACATGGAGCCATAG
- a CDS encoding MFS transporter, giving the protein MHLKHRAAVGVGGLAVLLGALDAYVLVAILVDIVKDLAVPINHLERATPLITGYLLGYVAGMPLLGRLSDRLGRRAVIVGCLVVFAAGSVVTATATELWPLVAGRAVQGLAGGALLPVTMALIADLAPERSRASALGFVGAAQELGAVLGPLFGAGVAALVGWRGIFWLNIPLAAIAAIAVWWVVPPRSADQERPKIDVVGGLLLAVALGLTVAGLYNPEPAKSMLPSWGPATLIAAGVATVLFLLWEGFARTRLLDPRGVAMRPFLATLGTSLCAGAALMVTLVDVELVAQTLLLLSSFDAILMLTWFLVALPIGAVVGGLLVRLLGERWIVVGGMLLAGGAYLLIAGWPVELAAARYDLAGLSLPRAGVDLVLAGLSLGLVIAPLSSVVLRVVPAAQHGIASAALVVARMMGMLVGVAALSAWGLHRFQEFTADLPTPLPFTMTAAEFKAAMTAYEQAIREALRAEYHEIFLATAAICALGALIALFLPRRAPSPEL; this is encoded by the coding sequence GTGCACCTTAAGCACCGTGCCGCCGTCGGGGTGGGCGGCCTGGCCGTCCTCCTCGGCGCGCTCGACGCGTACGTCCTGGTCGCGATCCTCGTCGACATCGTCAAGGACCTCGCCGTACCCATCAACCACCTGGAGCGGGCCACCCCGCTGATCACCGGGTACCTGCTCGGCTACGTCGCCGGGATGCCGCTGCTCGGCCGCCTCTCGGACCGGCTCGGCCGCCGCGCGGTGATCGTCGGCTGCCTTGTCGTCTTCGCCGCCGGTTCGGTCGTCACGGCCACCGCCACCGAGCTGTGGCCGCTCGTCGCGGGCCGGGCGGTGCAGGGCCTGGCGGGCGGAGCACTGCTCCCCGTCACGATGGCGCTCATCGCCGACCTCGCCCCGGAGCGGTCCCGGGCGTCCGCGCTCGGGTTCGTCGGCGCGGCTCAGGAGCTCGGCGCGGTGCTGGGACCGCTCTTCGGCGCCGGAGTCGCCGCTCTCGTCGGCTGGCGGGGCATCTTCTGGCTCAACATCCCGCTCGCCGCCATCGCGGCGATCGCGGTGTGGTGGGTCGTGCCGCCGCGCTCGGCCGACCAGGAGCGACCGAAGATCGACGTCGTCGGCGGGCTGCTGCTCGCCGTGGCGCTCGGCCTCACCGTGGCCGGCCTCTACAACCCCGAGCCGGCCAAGTCGATGCTGCCCTCGTGGGGCCCGGCGACGCTGATCGCGGCGGGCGTGGCGACGGTGCTCTTCCTGCTCTGGGAGGGGTTCGCCCGGACCAGGCTGCTCGATCCGCGCGGCGTGGCGATGCGGCCGTTCCTCGCCACCCTCGGCACCAGCCTCTGCGCCGGTGCCGCGCTGATGGTGACCCTCGTCGACGTGGAGCTGGTGGCGCAGACACTGCTGCTGCTCAGCTCGTTCGACGCGATCCTGATGCTCACGTGGTTCCTCGTGGCCCTGCCGATCGGGGCGGTCGTCGGCGGTCTCCTCGTCCGCCTCCTGGGCGAGCGCTGGATCGTCGTCGGCGGGATGCTGCTGGCCGGAGGGGCGTACCTGCTGATCGCCGGCTGGCCCGTGGAGCTGGCGGCGGCGCGCTACGACCTCGCCGGGCTGAGCCTGCCCCGGGCGGGTGTCGACCTGGTCCTCGCCGGGCTGAGTCTCGGCCTCGTCATCGCACCGCTCTCGTCGGTGGTGCTGCGGGTGGTCCCGGCCGCCCAGCACGGCATCGCCTCGGCGGCGCTGGTCGTGGCGCGGATGATGGGCATGCTCGTCGGGGTGGCCGCGCTCTCCGCCTGGGGCCTGCACCGGTTCCAGGAGTTCACCGCCGACCTGCCGACCCCGCTCCCGTTCACCATGACGGCGGCGGAGTTCAAGGCCGCGATGACCGCTTACGAGCAGGCGATCCGCGAGGCTCTCCGAGCCGAATACCACGAGATCTTCCTGGCCACGGCAGCCATCTGCGCCCTGGGTGCGCTGATCGCGCTGTTCCTCCCCCGCCGCGCCCCCTCCCCTGAACTTTAA
- a CDS encoding DUF3039 domain-containing protein produces the protein MTTTPDAGTLLEERTSTEYRLDEGDHERLSHYAPKDKLMEAMIEGTPIRALCGKVWVPTRDPKRFPVCPECKEIYESMA, from the coding sequence GTGACCACGACCCCAGACGCCGGCACGCTCCTCGAAGAGCGCACCAGCACCGAATACCGTCTCGACGAGGGCGACCACGAGCGTTTGTCGCACTACGCGCCCAAGGACAAGCTGATGGAGGCCATGATCGAGGGAACGCCCATCCGTGCCCTCTGCGGCAAGGTGTGGGTGCCGACCCGGGACCCGAAGCGATTCCCCGTCTGCCCCGAATGTAAAGAAATCTACGAATCCATGGCGTAG
- a CDS encoding ArsR/SmtB family transcription factor — MTEIPEIMEVSSAAQYSALGHPLRLRVLFALGEQPATISQLAASLGSRKGNIAHHLAVLREAGLVRHSHTRQVRGGTEQYFSRTARRLHFVGEQAGAQSAAALKVVAEEIGQAAPDPFLVLRHVRLTREQVDSITAALAHLVEGIEEAPEGSPRFGVLLGVYEPSASRSPADRETSDE, encoded by the coding sequence ATGACCGAGATACCGGAGATCATGGAGGTGTCGTCGGCCGCTCAATACAGTGCGCTCGGCCACCCGCTGCGGCTGCGGGTGCTCTTCGCCCTCGGCGAGCAGCCCGCGACGATCAGCCAGCTCGCGGCCTCGCTCGGATCTCGCAAGGGCAACATCGCCCACCACCTCGCCGTGCTCCGCGAGGCCGGGCTCGTGCGGCACTCGCACACGCGGCAGGTGCGTGGGGGGACCGAGCAGTACTTCTCGCGTACGGCGAGGAGGTTGCACTTCGTGGGTGAGCAGGCGGGTGCCCAGTCGGCTGCCGCCCTGAAGGTCGTGGCGGAGGAGATCGGGCAGGCCGCGCCCGACCCGTTCCTGGTGCTGCGGCACGTGCGGCTCACCCGGGAGCAGGTGGACTCGATCACCGCGGCGCTCGCGCACCTGGTCGAGGGGATCGAAGAGGCGCCGGAGGGGTCGCCGCGGTTCGGCGTGCTGCTCGGGGTCTATGAGCCCTCAGCCTCGCGGAGCCCGGCGGACCGGGAAACGAGCGATGAATAG
- a CDS encoding pseudouridine-5'-phosphate glycosidase: protein MGIRLSEEVAEALDAGRPVVALESTIISHGLPRPDNLRIAREIEARVRANGATPATIGMVGGELLVGLDDSALTRLATSDNVLKLSVRDLAAAAAAGADGATTVASTSAVAAAVGIGVFATGGLGGVHRDANQTFDESADLTTLARTPIVVVCAGVKSILDVGATLERLETLGIGILGYRTKRFPGFFISDSGFDLDWSVQSPAEVAAVMRAQDGQGLHEAGIVVANPLPADEQLDPALHDRVLTQGLAMLAREGITGKGVTPALLAHFHSATEGQSLAVNVRIILHNAELAAQIAASAAAIE, encoded by the coding sequence GTGGGCATTCGACTGAGCGAAGAGGTGGCCGAGGCGCTGGACGCCGGCCGGCCGGTGGTGGCGCTGGAGAGCACGATCATCTCGCACGGCCTGCCGAGACCGGACAATCTGCGGATCGCCCGCGAGATCGAGGCCCGGGTCCGCGCCAACGGCGCCACGCCCGCCACGATCGGCATGGTCGGCGGCGAGCTGCTCGTCGGGCTCGACGACTCCGCGCTGACGAGGCTCGCCACCAGCGACAACGTCCTGAAGCTGTCGGTCCGGGACCTCGCCGCCGCAGCAGCCGCCGGAGCCGACGGCGCGACCACGGTCGCCAGCACCTCGGCGGTCGCCGCCGCCGTCGGCATCGGGGTCTTCGCCACCGGCGGGCTCGGCGGGGTGCACCGCGACGCCAACCAGACCTTCGACGAGTCCGCCGACCTCACCACGCTGGCGCGGACGCCGATCGTCGTGGTCTGCGCCGGGGTCAAGTCGATCCTCGACGTCGGTGCCACCCTGGAACGGCTGGAGACGCTCGGCATCGGCATCCTGGGCTACCGCACCAAGCGCTTCCCGGGGTTCTTCATCTCCGACTCCGGCTTCGACCTGGACTGGTCGGTGCAGTCGCCCGCCGAGGTCGCCGCCGTGATGCGGGCTCAGGACGGCCAGGGCCTGCACGAGGCGGGGATCGTCGTCGCCAACCCGCTCCCCGCGGACGAGCAGCTCGATCCGGCACTGCACGACCGGGTGCTCACGCAGGGCCTGGCGATGCTGGCCCGGGAGGGGATCACCGGCAAGGGCGTCACCCCGGCCCTGCTCGCGCACTTCCACTCCGCCACCGAGGGGCAGAGCCTCGCGGTCAACGTCCGGATCATCCTGCACAACGCCGAGCTCGCCGCGCAGATCGCCGCCTCGGCTGCGGCAATCGAGTGA
- a CDS encoding LppX_LprAFG lipoprotein, with protein sequence MSKTSRALAALAALSLALTGCTAKADTPTPSASASFPPAEQLLGEGALAMAGTQTAHFAISVDGKIANLPLKKAEGDLTREGSAKGTATIEQLGLTIEGEFIVVNKKLYFKGATGGFQEIPLALAATVYDPSAILDPTKGVAKLLSAAKNPKVLAVEKVEGADAYKISLETDPTALAAIIPGAPAGVTANLWLDAATKKLVKGEFTIPASGSDPAGKVLATFTKYDAPVTISAP encoded by the coding sequence ATGTCCAAGACCTCTCGCGCACTCGCGGCACTCGCGGCGCTCTCTCTCGCCCTGACCGGCTGCACCGCCAAGGCGGACACTCCCACGCCCTCTGCCTCCGCCAGCTTCCCGCCCGCCGAGCAGCTGCTCGGCGAGGGCGCTCTCGCCATGGCCGGCACGCAGACCGCCCACTTCGCCATCAGCGTGGACGGCAAGATCGCCAACCTGCCGCTGAAGAAGGCAGAGGGCGACCTCACCCGTGAGGGCTCGGCGAAGGGCACGGCCACGATCGAGCAGCTCGGGCTGACGATCGAGGGCGAGTTCATCGTGGTGAACAAGAAGCTCTACTTCAAGGGCGCCACCGGCGGGTTCCAGGAGATCCCGCTCGCGCTCGCCGCCACGGTCTACGACCCCTCGGCGATCCTCGACCCGACCAAGGGTGTCGCCAAGCTGCTCAGCGCAGCCAAGAACCCCAAGGTCCTCGCGGTGGAGAAGGTCGAGGGCGCCGACGCCTACAAGATCAGCCTGGAGACCGACCCGACCGCGCTCGCCGCGATCATCCCGGGTGCCCCGGCCGGTGTCACCGCCAACCTCTGGCTCGACGCGGCGACGAAGAAGCTGGTCAAGGGCGAGTTCACCATCCCCGCATCGGGCAGCGACCCGGCGGGCAAGGTGCTCGCGACCTTCACCAAGTACGACGCCCCAGTGACCATCAGTGCACCTTAA
- a CDS encoding type II toxin-antitoxin system PemK/MazF family toxin translates to MQRGDVYLVDLDPALGSESRKVRPAIVVSNSAANRAAERHHRGVVTVVPVTSSTERIYPFQVFIPIGEGGLDHASKAQAEQIRSIDYARIRQRIGSIRPATLRLLDAAIRTHLGL, encoded by the coding sequence ATGCAGCGCGGTGACGTCTACCTCGTCGATCTCGATCCCGCGCTGGGCTCTGAGTCGCGCAAGGTCCGGCCCGCGATCGTCGTCAGCAACAGCGCCGCCAACCGGGCCGCCGAGCGGCACCACCGGGGCGTCGTCACCGTCGTGCCGGTGACCTCCAGCACCGAGCGGATCTACCCCTTCCAGGTGTTCATCCCGATCGGCGAGGGCGGCCTCGATCACGCCTCGAAGGCCCAGGCCGAGCAGATCCGCTCGATCGACTATGCCCGGATCCGCCAGCGCATCGGCTCGATCCGGCCGGCCACGCTGCGCCTGCTCGACGCCGCGATCCGCACGCATCTGGGCCTCTGA
- a CDS encoding ribbon-helix-helix domain-containing protein — protein sequence MKVSVSLPDDDVSFVDDYANRRGSASRSAVLHRAIELLRLSELEDAYADAWAEWHDGDDGRLWQETAADGLADAAR from the coding sequence ATGAAGGTGAGTGTCAGCCTGCCCGACGACGACGTGTCGTTCGTCGATGACTACGCCAACCGGCGCGGGAGCGCCTCCCGGTCGGCGGTGCTGCATCGCGCCATCGAGCTGCTGCGGCTGAGTGAGCTGGAGGACGCCTACGCCGACGCGTGGGCCGAGTGGCACGACGGCGACGACGGCAGGCTGTGGCAGGAGACCGCCGCCGACGGGCTGGCCGATGCAGCGCGGTGA
- a CDS encoding carbohydrate kinase family protein, with the protein MSARIVCVGDIVTDVLAALAGPLEHGSDSPASIRVTGGGQAANTAAWLAHLGAEVTLVGAIGDDDAGRDRVAELTAAGVQCTVQVCPGTATGAIVVLSGAGERTMISDRGANLQLDAEWVRSAVAEGGHMHLSAYTLLDSASRGAGLAALAAARELGLTSSVDAASAAPLRAAGAQRFLSWCEGVTVLLANRDEADVLAGPGHPRDQARKLAGYAASAVVKLGADGAVWAGAHGVVTAPAPAVAVVDTTGAGDAFAAGLIAALVTGRSEAESLRMAIDAGAGAIAHLGARPRP; encoded by the coding sequence GTGAGTGCTCGGATCGTCTGCGTCGGCGACATCGTCACCGACGTGCTCGCGGCGCTCGCCGGGCCGCTGGAGCACGGCTCCGACAGCCCGGCGTCGATCCGGGTCACCGGGGGCGGTCAGGCCGCGAACACGGCTGCCTGGCTTGCCCACCTGGGTGCGGAGGTCACGCTGGTCGGTGCGATCGGGGACGACGACGCCGGTCGGGACCGGGTCGCCGAGCTGACCGCCGCCGGGGTGCAGTGCACGGTGCAGGTCTGCCCGGGCACGGCGACCGGGGCGATCGTGGTGCTCTCCGGTGCCGGCGAACGGACGATGATCTCCGATCGAGGTGCCAACCTGCAGCTCGACGCCGAGTGGGTCCGGTCCGCGGTGGCGGAGGGCGGTCACATGCATCTCTCGGCGTACACCCTGCTGGACAGCGCGTCCCGCGGAGCCGGACTTGCCGCGCTCGCGGCGGCGCGCGAGCTGGGACTCACCAGCAGCGTCGACGCGGCCTCGGCCGCGCCCTTGCGCGCAGCCGGCGCGCAACGCTTCCTGAGCTGGTGCGAGGGGGTCACGGTCCTGCTCGCCAACCGCGACGAGGCCGACGTCCTCGCCGGTCCCGGTCACCCCCGAGATCAAGCCCGAAAACTCGCCGGGTACGCCGCCTCGGCCGTCGTGAAACTCGGCGCCGACGGTGCGGTGTGGGCGGGCGCACACGGGGTCGTCACGGCACCCGCCCCGGCCGTCGCCGTGGTGGACACCACAGGTGCCGGGGACGCCTTCGCGGCGGGCCTGATCGCGGCCCTGGTCACCGGCCGGTCCGAGGCGGAGTCGCTGCGGATGGCGATCGACGCCGGTGCCGGTGCGATCGCTCATCTCGGAGCGCGCCCCCGCCCGTGA